One genomic window of Apium graveolens cultivar Ventura unplaced genomic scaffold, ASM990537v1 ctg3390, whole genome shotgun sequence includes the following:
- the LOC141701142 gene encoding uncharacterized protein LOC141701142 isoform X2, protein MKFHMKIVCLMLVALCTTTIPTGHARLLVASPIGESSKMVNSMLLAKASPEECSDSVPISGVEDVLSVSSVPKQSPGDVSVSSVPKPSHVVPKASPMIVSPPKPSPMITWPKPSHVVPKASPMIVSPPKASPMIISPKASPGYVTIASEEPAPGHVSIASEEPSPGHVSIDSVPHTVSEPDPWPPSLILS, encoded by the exons ATGAAGTTTCACATGAAGATTGTCTGTTTAATGCTAGTGGCATTATGCACCACTACAATCCCAACGGGGCATGCACGCCTACTTGTGGCGAGTCCCATCGGAGAATCATCAAAGATGGTTAACTCCATGTTGTTAG CTAAAGCAAGTCCGGAAGAGTGCTCTGATTCAGTGCCTATTTCAGGTGTTGAAGATGTTTTATCTGTTTCCTCCGTGCCTAAACAAAGTCCCGGAGATGTCTCTGTTTCTTCTGTGCCTAAACCAAGTCATGTTGTACCGAAAGCAAGTCCCATGATTGTTTCACCTCCAAAACCTAGTCCCATGATTACTTGGCCTAAACCAAGTCATGTTGTACCGAAAGCAAGTCCCATGATTGTTTCACCTCCAAAAGCTAGTCCCATGATTATTTCACCTAAAGCTAGTCCTGGTTATGTCACCATTGCGTCTGAAGAACCTGCTCCTGGCCATGTCTCTATTGCCTCGGAAGAACCTAGTCCTGGTCATGTCTCCATTGACTCTGTGCCACATACAGTCTCAGAGCCTGATCCTTGGCCACCTAGCCTAATCCTTAGTTAA
- the LOC141701137 gene encoding blue copper protein 1b-like, with product MASKSIVVFVAIAFLSIVSAKDFMVGDDKGWTINFDYQAWAQDKEFYVGDKLVFKYPVGVHNVFKVNGTAFQNCSKPPLSVALITGNDTIVLATPGRKWYICGVAQHCAVGGQKLLIVVNPVAMSPGVAPWLSFGAPTQASPATGSANGIVIASFQSITAVALAVFFVIAF from the exons ATGGCTTCCAAGTCCATTGTTGTCTTTGTTGCTATTGCTTTTCTGAGCATCGTCTCAGCTAAGGACTTCATGGTTGGAGATGACAAAGGGTGGACTATTAACTTTGATTATCAGGCATGGGCGCAAGATAAGGAGTTCTATGTTGGCGATAAACTTG TATTCAAATATCCGGTGGGGGTTCATAACGTGTTCAAGGTTAATGGAACTGCATTTCAGAATTGCAGCAAACCTCCACTATCTGTAGCTCTAATTACTGGAAATGACACGATTGTGCTTGCAACCCCAGGGCGGAAGTGGTACATTTGTGGTGTAGCCCAACATTGTGCTGTCGGAGGACAGAAATTGCTTATTGTTGTGAACCCTGTGGCTATGTCTCCAGGTGTTGCTCCTTGGCTTAGCTTTGGTGCCCCTACTCAAGCTTCACCCGCCACAGGATCAGCTAACGGCATTGTCATTGCTTCTTTTCAATCAATCACGGCGGTTGCACTGGCTGTTTTCTTTGTCATTGCgttttaa
- the LOC141701142 gene encoding uncharacterized protein LOC141701142 isoform X1, with protein MKFHMKIVCLMLVALCTTTIPTGHARLLVASPIGESSKMVNSMLLGAKASPEECSDSVPISGVEDVLSVSSVPKQSPGDVSVSSVPKPSHVVPKASPMIVSPPKPSPMITWPKPSHVVPKASPMIVSPPKASPMIISPKASPGYVTIASEEPAPGHVSIASEEPSPGHVSIDSVPHTVSEPDPWPPSLILS; from the exons ATGAAGTTTCACATGAAGATTGTCTGTTTAATGCTAGTGGCATTATGCACCACTACAATCCCAACGGGGCATGCACGCCTACTTGTGGCGAGTCCCATCGGAGAATCATCAAAGATGGTTAACTCCATGTTGTTAGGTG CTAAAGCAAGTCCGGAAGAGTGCTCTGATTCAGTGCCTATTTCAGGTGTTGAAGATGTTTTATCTGTTTCCTCCGTGCCTAAACAAAGTCCCGGAGATGTCTCTGTTTCTTCTGTGCCTAAACCAAGTCATGTTGTACCGAAAGCAAGTCCCATGATTGTTTCACCTCCAAAACCTAGTCCCATGATTACTTGGCCTAAACCAAGTCATGTTGTACCGAAAGCAAGTCCCATGATTGTTTCACCTCCAAAAGCTAGTCCCATGATTATTTCACCTAAAGCTAGTCCTGGTTATGTCACCATTGCGTCTGAAGAACCTGCTCCTGGCCATGTCTCTATTGCCTCGGAAGAACCTAGTCCTGGTCATGTCTCCATTGACTCTGTGCCACATACAGTCTCAGAGCCTGATCCTTGGCCACCTAGCCTAATCCTTAGTTAA
- the LOC141701139 gene encoding uncharacterized protein LOC141701139, producing MNFAAWNVRGINKSPHQKELQQFISVNNIDLMGILETKVKVSNALSISKKINKNWQWLFNYDHHYNGRIWVGWNPNVWEISLLSKSSQFITCNARFIEKNLHFIVTFVYAFNDAIDRVPLWEYISSNCSSPLPWAFLGDFNCITSLSEVVGGREHWTPEMQCFKDCLNNCGLEPLRTVGDTYTWTNKRLQDPVFKRLDRMVANSTWFNVFTEGSVFVKNRGIMDHNPLLFEEPMQLNKFGKPFQFFNFMIDIPGFLDIVSSAWSIHCIGSPIAQFNAKLKHTKLLLRKLNKDHGNILSNVHHARVSLEEFQASCASVAVNYFSQLLGTPASPGINVDLSMVNCKEVSAEQSNFLVAPVTDNHIFDIIKKMKKNKAPGPDGVNVEFFLATWHNTGASFCAAVRYFFEHGLMPSGINSTFIALIPKGVAPTKMQDFRPISLCTVLYKCVSKIIAIRLKKIMPALVDISQSAFIPGRSISDNILMAQELFRGYERETGVPKCALKIDLHKAFDSIHWSFILAVLKKMKFPDIMIGWIRACICSTRFSVKLNGIIHGYFKGTKGLRQGDPMSPYIFALCMNILSCTLNNTPEGFKYHWRCKELRLTHLFFADDVLVFSRGSKQSVQHIMDSIKTFSGWSGLAPSINKSTSFLCNCDAEFSSWFDTLSIPRGTLPVKFLGVPLISSQLSVNDCMPLVEKITSRLHSWATLLLSLAGRVLLIKSIVHAIEAFWCNHFLLPASIHATIQSLLTRFLWKGNINSKGGAKVAWNVICLPREEGGLGLKNMADWNRAQVIHHLVKVVLKLRVVALQFLTYSIGSGADISLWFDPWWGGTCLAETTTSPIISQCGLHRNASLSSIIHNGSWRLPSPNPRYHHLDPLLVHWLQTFDYPTINSNGVDTLLWDGTAATKIRTWHIWNSIRSRGDAVPWFKAVWHRLRVTRYAHHQWLLCHGRLNTLSRLYRFGLVDSQQCFLCISGRETDSHLFVHCTYSRWVLSRLLGRLDMVIVGDTWLSLLTHLADFQDNYRGLLALCLVQIYCYHIWRERNSRAHNKGVFGPRKLLHGILIDFVARLSTSAWFSKLACNRPDLHSCISCISL from the exons ATGAACTTCGCAGCATGGAATGTTAGGGGCATTAATAAATCCCCACATCAGAAAGAGCTCCAACAATTTATTTCTGTTAATAATATTGATCTTATGGGAATTTTAGAAACTAAGGTTAAAGTCTCCAATGCTTTGAGCATCTCGAAGAAAATCAACAAAAATTGGCAATGGTTATTCAATTATGATCACCATTATAATGGTAGAATTTGGGTTGGATGGAATCCTAATGTTTGGGAGATTTCTTTGCTTTCAAAATCTTCTCAATTCATAACTTGTAATGCTAGGTTCATTGAGAAAAATCTCCATTTTATTGTAACGTTTGTCTATGCCTTCAATGATGCTATAGATCGTGTGCCACTTTGGGAATATATCAGTTCTAATTGCTCCAGTCCTTTACCTTGGGCTTTCCTTGGTGATTTCAACTGCATTACTAGTCTGAGTGAAGTTGTTGGAGGTCGTGAGCATTGGACACCTGAAATGCAGTGTTTTAAGGATTGTTTGAATAATTGTGGTTTAGAGCCCTTACGTACAGTTGGTGACACTTATACTTGGACTAATAAAAGGCTTCAGGATCCGGTGTTTAAGCGGCTGGATAGAATGGTTGCAAACTCTACTTGGTTTAATGTCTTCACCGAGGGCAGTGTTTTTGTCAAGAATCGAGGCATTATGGACCATAATCCTCTGCTGTTTGAGGAGCCTATGCAGCTTAATAAGTTTGGTAAGCCCTTTCAATTCTTTAACTTTATGATTGATATCCCTGGTTTCTTGGACATAGTTTCTTCAGCTTGGTCTATTCACTGTATTGGTTCTCCTATAGCTCAGTTTAATGCAAAGCTTAAACACACTAAATTGCTACTTCGAAAGCTCAATAAGGACCATGGCAACATTCTTAGTAATGTGCATCATGCCCGTGTCAGCCTTGAAGAATTTCAG GCCTCTTGTGCATCTGTTGCTGTGAATTACTTCTCTCAGCTATTGGGCACTCCTGCTAGTCCTGGTATTAATGTTGATCTCTCCATGGTCAACTGCAAAGAAGTGAGTGCTGAGCAATCTAACTTCCTGGTAGCTCCAGTGACTGACAAtcatatttttgacatcatcaaaaaaatgaaaaagaacAAAGCCCCTGGGCCTGATGGGGTTAACGTAGAATTTTTTCTTGCTACTTGGCACAACACTGGTGCTAGTTTCTGTGCTGCTGTTCGATATTTCTTCGAGCATGGGTTGATGCCTTCAGGTATAAATTCAACGTTTATTGCTCTGATTCCCAAAGGGGTAGCCCCAACCAAAATGCAAGACTTTAGGCCAATATCTTTATGCACTGTTCTATATAAATGTGTTTCGAAGATCATAGCTATAAGACTCAAGAAAATTATGCCTGCTTTAGTAGACATTTCACAATCTGCTTTCATCCCGGGTAGATCAATTTCTGATAACATTCTCATGGCTCAAGAACTGTTTAGAGGATATGAAAGGGAGACAGGAGTGCCCAAGTGTGCCCTCAAAATTGATCTGCATAAGGCTTTCGACTCCATCCATTGGAGCTTTATTCTAGCTgtcttgaagaaaatgaaatttcCAGATATCATGATCGGTTGGATCAGGGCCTGTATTTGTTCCACTAGATTCTCTGTCAAATTAAATGGGATTATTCATGGCTATTTCAAAGGCACCAAGGGACTTCGACAAGGGGACCCCATGTCTCCTTATATTTTTGCATTATGTATGAACATTCTTTCTTGCACTCTCAACAACACTCCTGAGGGCTTCAAGTACCATTGGCGTTGCAAAGAGCTCAGACTAACCCATTTATTTTTTGCTGATGATGTCCTGGTGTTCTCTCGTGGTTCAAAGCAATCTGTTCAGCACATTATGGACTCAATCAAGACTTTCTCGGGTTGGAGTGGGTTGGCTCCAAGCATTAATAAAAGTACCAGTTTCTTATGCAACTGTGATGCTGAATTTTCAAGTTGGTTTGACACCCTGTCTATTCCACGTGGTACCCTCCCTGTCAAGTTCCTCGGAGTACCTCTCATTTCTTCTCAGCTGAGTGTGAATGATTGTATGCCTTTGGTTGAGAAAATTACCTCTAGATTGCACTCCTGGGCTACTCTCTTACTCTCCCTTGCAGGTAGAGTTCTGCTTATCAAGTCAATCGTTCATGCAATCGAAGCTTTTTGGTGTAATCACTTTCTGCTCCCTGCTTCAATTCATGCCACCATTCAGTCTTTGCTCACTAGATTTTTGTGGAAAGGTAATATTAACAGTAAGGGCGGAGCCAAAGTAGCCTGGAATGTCATCTGCCTTCCAAGAGAGGAAGGAGGTCTGGGACTTAAAAATATGGCAGATTGGAACAGAGCCCAGGTTATTCACCATCTGGTTAAGGTG GTTCTGAAACTTCGTGTAGTTGCTCTTCAATTTCTTACTTACTCTATCGGTTCTGGAGCTGATATTTCTTTGTGGTTCGACCCATGGTGGGGAGGTACTTGTTTGGCTGAAACTACCACCTCTCCTATCATTTCACAATGTGGATTACATCGCAATGCTTCATTGAGTAGTATTATCCATAATGGTTCTTGGAGGCTCCCGAGTCCCAACCCCAGGTACCACCATTTGGACCCCTTGCTAGTTCACTGGCTTCAAACCTTTGATTACCCAACTATAAACTCTAATGGGGTGGATACTCTTCTATGGGATGGTACTGCTGCAACTAAAATCAGGACTTGGCATATATGGAATTCTATCAGAAGTAGGGGAGATGCAGTGCCTTGGTTCAAAGCTGTTTGGCACCGTCTTCGTGTCACTAGATATGCTCATCACCAATGGCTGCTTTGTCATGGCAGACTCAATACATTGTCAAGATTGTATAGATTTGGTCTTGTAGATTCCCAACAATGCTTCCTTTGTATTAGTGGTAGGGAGACAGATTCACATTTATTTGTTCATTGTACTTATAGCAGGTGGGTCTTATCCAGGCTTCTAGGCAGACTCGACATGGTCATTGTTGGAGATACTTGGTTATCTTTGCTCACTCATCTGGCGGATTTTCAGGACAATTACCGGGGTTTACTTGCTCTTTGCTTGGTCCAGATTTATTGCTATCATATCTGGAGGGAACGCAACTCCCGTGCTCACAACAAAGGAGTGTTTGGTCCAAGGAAACTCCTGCATGGGatattgattgattttgttgctAGGCTTAGTACTTCTGCTTGGTTCAGTAAATTAGCTTGTAATAGGCCAGATTTACATTCTTGTATTTCCTGTATTTCCTTGTAG